In Acidobacteriota bacterium, the following proteins share a genomic window:
- a CDS encoding reverse transcriptase-like protein: MPAFLANIDGGARGNPGPAGWGAIIRTPDGATAAELWGALPHATNNVAEYQGLLAALEWCVAQGATDVHVRSDSLLLVQQMKGVYKVKHDGLKPLHGQARLLAHRIGRVQFEHVRRELNKDADRLANVAMDEAERVAAAAGPSAG, translated from the coding sequence ATGCCCGCCTTTCTGGCCAACATCGACGGCGGAGCCAGAGGCAACCCCGGGCCGGCCGGCTGGGGTGCGATCATCCGCACGCCGGACGGCGCCACGGCGGCCGAACTCTGGGGCGCACTGCCGCATGCCACCAACAACGTCGCCGAGTACCAGGGCCTGCTCGCCGCGCTCGAATGGTGCGTGGCGCAGGGTGCCACCGACGTCCACGTGCGGTCCGACTCGCTGCTCCTCGTGCAGCAGATGAAGGGCGTCTACAAGGTGAAGCACGACGGGCTGAAGCCGCTGCACGGCCAGGCCCGGCTGCTCGCCCATCGCATCGGCCGTGTGCAGTTCGAACACGTGCGCCGCGAGCTGAACAAGGACGCGGACCGGCTGGCCAACGTCGCGATGGACGAAGCCGAGCGCGTCGCGGCCGCTGCCGGCCCGTCGGCCGGGTAG